A window of Leptospira dzoumogneensis genomic DNA:
GGTTTAGATCTTTCTAAAAGACTTTCGAACGCTTTGTTGGCTCTATAATCCGCTTTAGGATCTTTCAAAAACCTAAGAGAAGTATGATGTACTAAATAGATTCCGCAAAGCTCCCAGACAAATTGGTCCAGATCCAGATCGGATCTTAATTCTTCCAGATCCACACATTCTTTAGTGAACTTTTTTAAAAGAGCTCTCCATTCGGATTCCATAGACAATAGTTTTTGGCGAACCGGACCTTTTGAATCATCCAATTCGAATAATCCGGCAGCAATAGGGCATCCTCCAGGAAGTCCGGCTTTTTTGGACCAACCCATCCAATGTTTTACTAAAGAACGAAGTCTGGGGAGTCCCTCTTTGGATCTTAATGCGGGCTCCAAAACTTTTGATCTAGAGAACTCTGCTGTGTAGTTCAGAATAGAAATTTGAATTTCTTCTTTAGAGCCGAAATGAGCGAATAATCCGCTTTTAGACATGCCGGAAAGCTCCGCCAAAGGGCCAAGGCTTAAACCTTCCAGACCCGATCTACTTACTACACCTAGTCCTTTATCTAAAATACGGCTTCTGGTTTCTTGACTAAGTTTCCCACCCGAGATCATAGAATTAAAAGAACGACCGATCGTGCTATTTTTTCAAGAAAAATAAACCTAAGAATCGAAAAGATTTTATTTAAAGAGTGGCGATCTTTCTTGGATTTTTGGTCAGAACTTCCGGGATAGGAAGACCTACGCCGCCTAAAGAGCGGACTTGTTTCCCATTGATGAATAGTCTGATCCCTCTTAGCTCGGAGTTTTCCAGAATGCTGTAACAGATCTGGTCCACTCTATCTTTCAGAAGTTCAGGACCTGCACCCGCTTCGAAGTCAGGGCCTAAATATAGTTTTAATATTCCATTTTCCGCAGAATATTCTTTAGAATATTCCATTCTGTTTGGAAGTGCGTTCAGAACACCTTGTGTTTTCTCATCCGAAGAAGGTCCCTTAGTGAGTTCCTTCAGTATAAATAGGATCTTATCCCCATGGTCGAATTTTCTTTTCAACTGAACCAGTCTGGAATGGCTTTTGTTCCCTCTTCCATAAAACTTCAAAAAGTAAAGTTTGATCTCTCCTGGAGAATGATCCAAACGAATTTTGGGAGAAGGGCCGGTAGGTCCAGGCTTTGGCATTTCCACGATGGGGATAAACATTTCTTCCGGATCGTTCGAATCTGAGGTGAGCTCTTCAGAAGAAGAGTTTTCTCCATTCTGCATTAGCTCCGTTAAAATTTCATCTTCCGCCCGGTCCATTACCTGTTCATGGGTTTGTTTTCCTTTGTTCTCTGAAGAAGAAGGAGATAATGGACTCGTTTTTCCGATCGTATTAAATTTTGAAAAGAAAGAAGGGGATTCTTGTCCGGGGGAGGAGGTATTCTTATTCCCCATAGACTTATCCAATAAAACTAGAACGAATAGAGCCCCTGTCAGGATATAAAGAAGCGATTTAAGTTTATCCGATTCGGGCACAATACAATTTTCGGCTGATCCGGAAACTGCCTTCTCACTTTTTCCTTGGAAAAGTGATTAGAATATTGAGTCCAGATCTTCCAATTGCGCCAGACTCA
This region includes:
- a CDS encoding GerMN domain-containing protein codes for the protein MPESDKLKSLLYILTGALFVLVLLDKSMGNKNTSSPGQESPSFFSKFNTIGKTSPLSPSSSENKGKQTHEQVMDRAEDEILTELMQNGENSSSEELTSDSNDPEEMFIPIVEMPKPGPTGPSPKIRLDHSPGEIKLYFLKFYGRGNKSHSRLVQLKRKFDHGDKILFILKELTKGPSSDEKTQGVLNALPNRMEYSKEYSAENGILKLYLGPDFEAGAGPELLKDRVDQICYSILENSELRGIRLFINGKQVRSLGGVGLPIPEVLTKNPRKIATL
- a CDS encoding TetR/AcrR family transcriptional regulator is translated as MISGGKLSQETRSRILDKGLGVVSRSGLEGLSLGPLAELSGMSKSGLFAHFGSKEEIQISILNYTAEFSRSKVLEPALRSKEGLPRLRSLVKHWMGWSKKAGLPGGCPIAAGLFELDDSKGPVRQKLLSMESEWRALLKKFTKECVDLEELRSDLDLDQFVWELCGIYLVHHTSLRFLKDPKADYRANKAFESLLERSKPKIKRKK